The following coding sequences lie in one Acaryochloris sp. CCMEE 5410 genomic window:
- a CDS encoding type IV secretory system conjugative DNA transfer family protein: MMQHKTEQPPQPQSEGVDLSPLFNGPLPWLTGLLALILIALWWFEDETRREPDDARWATRREQHRAKMLGLKQIRDRKRDEIALRLGSDDPLILPDLQPLVTIVGGSGKGKTATVIELALADAIRQEHTLIVFDVKGTLKKKFIPFALKQPDPYDCYCFAPGKRYSHGFDYLKFMQDADDSLRARSIASTLSDNVIVNISGKHPFFDNHAEYFLQALLMMAKRADYSDLPMVWALMGLPGIAERIQMADQEGAFKVDSDLGMWVRQQLVGLMSVTGTQDTAGGILASGINYLLPMVNRQTIPCLSIDGREPTQSTIPLDLPGKQIIFFELDGQAKKATAPLVAVAIHLLIQRNLNEDTERDRPFGVFLDEFARLMLPSFEEVVSLDRSYGFYSFVSMQSYSQPKIKYQSETSESIFDNTSTQFIFKSGSYKVREDLSADLGEYTKHYHSKSRSYGKMGNSRSRNEQEKRSG; encoded by the coding sequence ATGATGCAGCACAAAACCGAACAGCCTCCCCAGCCCCAATCTGAAGGGGTTGACCTGTCTCCCCTATTCAATGGCCCTCTCCCCTGGTTGACGGGTTTATTGGCCCTGATCCTAATTGCCCTGTGGTGGTTTGAGGATGAGACGAGACGCGAACCCGATGATGCCCGATGGGCCACGAGACGGGAACAGCATCGAGCTAAGATGCTGGGATTAAAGCAAATCAGAGACCGAAAACGGGATGAGATAGCCCTGCGTCTGGGCAGCGATGACCCCCTGATCCTCCCAGACCTCCAGCCCCTGGTCACCATCGTGGGTGGGTCTGGTAAGGGCAAGACCGCCACGGTGATTGAGCTAGCCTTAGCAGATGCTATACGCCAGGAGCACACCCTGATTGTCTTTGATGTGAAGGGTACTCTCAAGAAGAAATTCATCCCCTTTGCCCTCAAGCAACCAGATCCATATGATTGCTACTGCTTTGCCCCCGGTAAGCGATACAGTCATGGCTTTGACTACCTAAAATTTATGCAAGATGCGGATGACTCATTGAGAGCGCGGTCCATCGCCTCAACCTTGTCCGATAACGTGATTGTCAATATTTCAGGCAAGCATCCCTTCTTCGACAATCATGCAGAGTACTTCCTGCAAGCCCTATTGATGATGGCGAAGCGGGCAGACTATTCCGACTTACCGATGGTCTGGGCCTTGATGGGCCTGCCGGGTATCGCAGAGCGGATTCAAATGGCCGACCAAGAAGGCGCATTCAAGGTAGATAGCGATTTAGGCATGTGGGTGAGGCAACAGCTCGTGGGCCTGATGAGTGTGACGGGCACCCAAGATACCGCTGGTGGCATATTAGCGAGTGGCATCAACTACCTCTTGCCAATGGTGAACCGTCAGACCATCCCCTGTCTGTCCATCGATGGGCGCGAACCTACCCAATCGACCATTCCCTTGGATCTACCGGGCAAGCAAATCATCTTCTTTGAGTTGGATGGACAGGCCAAGAAAGCCACGGCTCCATTAGTCGCTGTTGCTATTCACCTACTGATTCAGCGCAACTTGAATGAGGATACAGAACGGGATCGGCCCTTTGGTGTGTTCCTAGATGAATTCGCCCGATTGATGCTGCCAAGCTTTGAAGAAGTGGTGTCCTTGGATCGGAGCTATGGGTTCTATTCCTTTGTATCCATGCAGAGCTACAGCCAACCCAAGATTAAATATCAGTCGGAGACCTCAGAGTCCATCTTTGACAACACCTCCACCCAATTCATCTTTAAGAGTGGGAGCTACAAGGTCCGAGAAGACCTGAGTGCGGACTTGGGGGAGTACACCAAGCACTACCATTCCAAGTCTCGCAGCTACGGGAAGATGGGCAACAGCCGCTCCCGCAATGAGCAAGAGAAAAGAAGCGGCTGA
- a CDS encoding D-alanyl-D-alanine carboxypeptidase family protein, with protein sequence MKQKLLAFFLASLPSLTQIAPALAQQQQQTAALSPDTPVNLPGLYYDPDPGPSPTFRQLTTAEQAGYVEIPPLPNGVQLPYQIDRAWPQGATPDQILKFGDLQQNPVTASFTKLTLRDISARQGTDIAGVPIGDVPLVYGLTVDEVDNLYTKLNNGQKITVDDAAPAIQAALGVLYDPSQAGKQLQQAALTTGEKVLITNLSKIPAFKGIPLQDLARGNWEGVISKAEQIQLAGIGKKIGPTLKKLPVNQIVPLVGDAINGNWQQVRKRAQAYVLAKGTNVAVKEVIKAVPELKNLPLGAVPDLVNQPIEQTLPKIADLAIEEIPGAEDELVNSVPGLSDIPVNKLPFDLAFSFLAGDVFARFDIAYSGVEGPEEPSVQHALSGGTEDQKFRPIKCTLGQTKNQRANNCPHFEMRKFISSPLAQVTGDDDIEGKQWVQGHSKGKNGQGVKGGKGLPKIVNGGWEPAGIKPFGPNSYTKFVLRDIKEYPDKPSTAKLSLAIQFCYTIPILGEQCTPHFFVIPTPFTVQEGGLFLVASRRSLPAEIAKFRNRALTAAGLSQVYCDPNQIIASSGQSDVSPTNSKYGHLAYAETTGQLVNVTSVDGVQETLAPDAAQAFEQMRQDAASQGLDIKAVSGFRSVAVQQSIWDNKVASASPEVVALTSAPPGHSEHHTGLAVDVGNNQNSSLDRSWARTSEYAWMQANAGKYGFELSFPEGNSQGVSFEPWHWRFVGTDQAAATFSPTASNGQSQGTSTPATPADPDHNLRQYLARIRIGESSDGTNWKPNSQTGAYGIYQFTPESRQSLLQRTGIDGWTRDRAVAAQAAVEWIKIIGAEENVDLMAAIERGDFALADRVLSPLQWTSLPGGPEQSEVWSNPANFEKYGPTGDASTNEPVGVASAGLPCRPGALASNSGPGSLGVLTPEGTGIATGTYSSPLPQGTYLFTDYFAHFHRRRGRPHLGVDLGAAKGTPVLSVEAGTIDHVGWDPDGYGNFIVVGHPNGTGTLYAHLSEVNVRPGQSVDNADQIGRVGNTGRSRGDHLHFEFFEGYTQGNHRSGYPVDPEKYFNFR encoded by the coding sequence ATGAAACAGAAATTACTTGCCTTTTTCCTGGCTAGTCTGCCCTCCCTAACGCAGATAGCCCCCGCCCTCGCTCAGCAGCAGCAACAGACAGCAGCACTTAGCCCAGATACCCCCGTCAACTTACCGGGCCTTTACTATGACCCAGATCCTGGACCGTCCCCGACGTTTCGACAACTCACGACGGCTGAGCAAGCGGGATATGTCGAGATTCCACCTTTACCCAATGGGGTGCAGCTTCCTTACCAGATTGATCGAGCATGGCCGCAAGGGGCGACTCCTGACCAAATCCTCAAGTTTGGAGACTTGCAGCAAAATCCCGTCACGGCATCTTTCACCAAACTCACCCTGCGAGATATTTCAGCGAGACAGGGCACGGATATTGCAGGTGTGCCCATTGGCGATGTGCCCCTTGTCTATGGCCTGACGGTTGATGAAGTCGATAACCTCTATACGAAGCTTAATAACGGTCAGAAAATCACCGTGGATGATGCCGCTCCCGCTATCCAAGCCGCATTAGGAGTGTTGTATGACCCGTCTCAAGCAGGCAAACAGCTCCAGCAAGCCGCCCTGACCACGGGAGAGAAAGTGCTGATAACCAACCTCAGCAAGATACCCGCCTTTAAAGGGATTCCGCTTCAGGATTTAGCACGGGGCAATTGGGAGGGTGTAATATCCAAGGCTGAGCAGATTCAGCTAGCAGGGATTGGTAAGAAGATTGGTCCCACCCTCAAGAAGCTGCCCGTTAATCAGATTGTCCCTCTCGTCGGTGATGCGATTAACGGCAACTGGCAACAGGTGAGAAAGCGGGCACAAGCTTATGTCCTCGCTAAAGGGACGAATGTAGCCGTTAAAGAAGTGATCAAGGCCGTGCCTGAGCTAAAGAATTTGCCCTTGGGTGCCGTCCCTGATCTGGTCAATCAGCCCATTGAGCAGACCCTACCTAAGATTGCGGACCTGGCGATTGAAGAGATACCCGGTGCTGAGGATGAATTGGTCAACTCCGTTCCGGGCCTCTCCGACATTCCCGTCAACAAGCTACCCTTTGACCTGGCCTTTAGCTTCTTGGCTGGGGATGTGTTTGCAAGGTTTGATATTGCCTACAGTGGTGTTGAGGGACCAGAAGAACCCTCCGTTCAACATGCCTTGTCCGGTGGTACGGAAGACCAGAAGTTTCGACCCATCAAATGCACCCTCGGTCAGACTAAAAACCAGAGGGCGAACAACTGCCCCCACTTTGAGATGCGGAAGTTTATCAGCTCTCCCCTCGCCCAAGTGACGGGGGATGACGATATTGAAGGGAAGCAATGGGTGCAAGGGCATTCCAAAGGCAAGAATGGTCAGGGTGTCAAAGGGGGTAAGGGTTTACCAAAGATTGTCAATGGGGGTTGGGAACCAGCAGGCATTAAGCCCTTTGGTCCTAATTCTTACACCAAGTTTGTCTTGAGGGATATTAAGGAGTATCCCGATAAACCGAGTACTGCCAAGCTTTCCCTTGCCATCCAATTCTGCTACACCATTCCGATCCTGGGGGAGCAATGCACCCCTCACTTCTTTGTGATTCCGACACCATTCACTGTTCAAGAAGGGGGCTTGTTCCTAGTGGCGAGTCGAAGGAGCCTGCCTGCTGAGATTGCCAAGTTTAGGAATCGAGCGTTGACGGCTGCGGGCCTGAGTCAGGTGTATTGCGACCCCAATCAGATTATTGCTTCATCAGGGCAAAGTGATGTTTCTCCAACGAATTCAAAATATGGTCATCTTGCCTATGCAGAAACCACGGGTCAATTAGTCAACGTGACCTCTGTCGATGGCGTACAGGAGACTCTAGCTCCAGATGCAGCCCAAGCCTTTGAACAGATGCGGCAAGATGCTGCGTCTCAAGGATTGGATATCAAAGCAGTCTCGGGCTTCCGTTCCGTGGCTGTTCAGCAGTCGATTTGGGATAACAAGGTGGCGAGTGCTTCTCCAGAAGTGGTTGCCTTGACCTCAGCGCCTCCCGGTCATAGTGAGCATCACACGGGTCTAGCCGTGGATGTGGGCAATAACCAGAATTCCAGCTTAGATCGGTCTTGGGCACGGACATCTGAGTATGCCTGGATGCAAGCCAATGCGGGCAAGTATGGGTTTGAGTTGTCATTCCCAGAGGGCAATAGCCAAGGGGTGAGCTTTGAGCCTTGGCACTGGCGGTTTGTAGGTACGGACCAGGCGGCTGCTACCTTCAGCCCTACCGCTAGCAATGGTCAAAGTCAGGGCACGTCAACGCCTGCAACGCCCGCCGATCCTGACCATAATCTCAGACAGTATCTAGCCCGAATCAGAATTGGCGAAAGCAGTGATGGGACGAATTGGAAGCCCAATTCTCAGACGGGTGCTTATGGAATTTATCAGTTCACGCCAGAGTCTAGGCAGTCTCTTCTGCAAAGAACAGGAATAGATGGTTGGACCAGAGACCGGGCGGTTGCGGCTCAAGCTGCGGTGGAGTGGATCAAGATTATTGGAGCCGAAGAGAACGTTGATTTGATGGCTGCGATTGAGAGAGGAGACTTTGCTCTGGCGGATCGGGTGTTGAGTCCTTTGCAGTGGACCTCTCTGCCGGGTGGTCCTGAACAAAGTGAGGTGTGGAGTAATCCCGCGAATTTTGAGAAATATGGACCGACTGGAGATGCTTCCACGAATGAGCCTGTTGGTGTTGCTTCGGCTGGGTTGCCTTGCAGGCCCGGTGCGCTAGCGAGTAATAGTGGTCCTGGCTCACTTGGTGTACTTACTCCAGAGGGTACAGGAATTGCAACAGGAACATACAGTTCACCATTGCCACAAGGAACTTATCTTTTCACAGACTATTTCGCTCATTTTCATCGAAGAAGAGGACGCCCACACCTAGGAGTAGATCTTGGTGCAGCAAAAGGAACTCCTGTGTTATCAGTTGAGGCTGGTACGATTGATCATGTTGGCTGGGACCCAGATGGCTATGGGAATTTTATTGTAGTTGGACACCCGAACGGGACAGGGACACTTTATGCTCATCTCTCAGAGGTTAATGTGAGACCCGGTCAATCAGTTGATAATGCAGATCAAATTGGTAGGGTTGGAAACACAGGGCGTAGTAGAGGAGACCACCTTCATTTTGAATTCTTTGAAGGCTACACTCAAGGTAACCACCGTTCAGGTTATCCTGTTGATCCCGAAAAATATTTCAATTTCAGGTGA
- a CDS encoding Uma2 family endonuclease — protein MTAYTIDFSPITKLTDEQFDLLCEANPEIKFERTPTGELVIMPPTGGETGRGNAKLTSRFVVWSERYGLGEVFDSSTCFRIPGGGDRSPDVAWVEKSRWDALTPEQQRKFPPICPDFVLELLSPSDNLTVTQRKMQEYLASGIRLGWLINPEDKQVEIYRPGQEVEVLQSPSAISGEEVLLKFSLNLEWIWN, from the coding sequence GTGACAGCTTATACCATTGACTTCAGCCCAATTACCAAACTCACAGATGAGCAGTTTGACCTTCTCTGTGAGGCCAATCCTGAAATTAAGTTTGAGCGCACCCCAACTGGAGAACTTGTGATTATGCCGCCAACTGGTGGGGAAACGGGTCGAGGTAATGCAAAACTTACCTCCCGATTCGTTGTTTGGAGTGAACGATATGGCCTTGGTGAAGTCTTTGATTCATCCACCTGTTTCAGAATTCCTGGTGGTGGTGATCGGTCCCCTGATGTGGCATGGGTAGAAAAGTCCCGCTGGGATGCCCTCACACCAGAACAACAACGCAAATTCCCGCCAATCTGCCCTGACTTCGTGCTGGAATTGCTCTCACCCAGCGATAACCTCACCGTGACTCAGCGGAAGATGCAGGAGTACCTAGCAAGTGGGATACGGCTAGGATGGCTTATCAACCCAGAAGATAAACAGGTGGAGATTTACCGACCAGGGCAGGAGGTTGAGGTGTTGCAATCACCCAGCGCGATTTCTGGAGAAGAGGTGCTGCTAAAGTTTAGCCTCAATCTGGAGTGGATTTGGAATTAA
- a CDS encoding DUF4168 domain-containing protein produces MEKLEFQNFISKKYQELRDEEQLFFQAAPLMRVAKKGIQMAAVPGVAVAATHAPIVGPFVAGAVGQATHWMHSSIHDFTETRLTNQFAEMSKNIQPGLTHWFRQRAFDDWTKVRIPDMLAKTDAWARPLSGFAAPTVIGKSMIDTGKLAISYARQGIPTVVARPVVHMWRMTNHYINRAKNWFEETLSKLPEQVQQNVRNAMETVQRRQATMAEAQNQASIPTERDMERRDEYVKILSEQQNDPNLTYERIQETIQISPTWELTMTSKSSTKRSKLGKDRMKQPRLSPRDQMYLRWLMQSFKIPLFI; encoded by the coding sequence ATGGAAAAACTTGAATTTCAGAATTTCATCAGCAAAAAATATCAAGAACTCAGGGACGAAGAACAACTCTTTTTCCAAGCGGCTCCCTTAATGCGTGTGGCTAAGAAAGGGATTCAGATGGCAGCGGTGCCAGGGGTAGCCGTGGCAGCGACCCATGCCCCCATCGTTGGCCCCTTCGTCGCGGGTGCCGTGGGTCAAGCCACTCACTGGATGCACTCCAGTATCCATGACTTTACCGAAACACGGCTCACGAATCAGTTTGCGGAGATGTCCAAAAACATTCAACCGGGTTTGACCCATTGGTTCCGGCAGAGGGCATTTGATGATTGGACGAAAGTCAGAATCCCAGACATGCTGGCAAAGACGGATGCCTGGGCACGGCCCTTGAGTGGGTTTGCCGCTCCGACGGTGATCGGGAAAAGCATGATTGATACAGGCAAGCTTGCCATTAGCTATGCCAGACAGGGCATTCCTACCGTGGTGGCTCGTCCCGTGGTCCATATGTGGAGGATGACCAACCACTACATCAACCGGGCCAAGAATTGGTTTGAAGAGACCCTGAGCAAGCTGCCAGAGCAAGTGCAGCAGAACGTTCGTAATGCAATGGAAACCGTACAAAGGAGACAAGCAACAATGGCTGAAGCACAGAACCAAGCCTCCATCCCCACAGAGCGCGATATGGAGCGACGAGATGAATATGTAAAGATCCTATCTGAGCAACAGAATGACCCCAATCTCACCTATGAGCGTATTCAGGAGACTATCCAAATCAGCCCGACTTGGGAGCTGACTATGACAAGCAAGTCTTCTACCAAGCGCTCAAAGCTGGGAAAGGACCGGATGAAGCAACCGCGATTATCTCCCAGGGACCAAATGTATCTCAGATGGCTGATGCAAAGCTTCAAGATACCTCTGTTTATCTAG